The genomic DNA AGTGGGCCTGCAGTCCAATGCCGTGAATAGGCACACCTTGATCCAGCAGCGACTTCACCAAAGTATAGATCTTATCGCGCTTCCCTGGATGAGATTCGTTGTAGTCGTTATAGAAGAGGACTGCGCCTGGGTCGGCTTCATGCGCATATTCAAACGCCCGTGCAATGAATTCCGGTCCGGCAATATCCAGCCATTTCGATCGGCGCAGCAGGTCATCCCCTTCGTCCGCTATAACCTCGTTCACCACATCCCAAGCGTAAATCTCGCCTTTATAACGGCCTACCACCGTGTGGATATGGGATTTCATCCTCTCGAGCAAAGTTGCCCGATCTACGGGGTTCCCCTGCTTATCTTCAAACAGCCAGCCAGTGGACTGGTTATGCCACACCAAGGTGTGTCCCCGCATAGCCATGCCGTGCTTCCGGGCAAACGCCGCTATTCGATCGGCCTCGTCGAATGTATAGGCCCCCTCTTCCGGCTGCACGCTGGCGAATTTCATTTCATTCTCCGCCGTAATGCTATTGAAATGATAAGCCAGCAGTTCTTCCTGCGTCCGTATGGTCAGCGGATTGACGGCGGCACCGATCCGAAAATCGTCTGCAAAAATATCCTTCAATGCCGCTTCCGTACGTGTTCTATTCGTCAAAATAGCTTCCTCCTGACTGATGATTAGTCCAGGCACTGCATGCCCCAATTCCGTTACTCCTTAACACTTCCTACGTTCAAACCGACGACGAAGTATTTCTGCATGAATGGATACACCAGCAGAATAGGCACGGA from Paenibacillus woosongensis includes the following:
- a CDS encoding endo-1,4-beta-xylanase, which gives rise to MTNRTRTEAALKDIFADDFRIGAAVNPLTIRTQEELLAYHFNSITAENEMKFASVQPEEGAYTFDEADRIAAFARKHGMAMRGHTLVWHNQSTGWLFEDKQGNPVDRATLLERMKSHIHTVVGRYKGEIYAWDVVNEVIADEGDDLLRRSKWLDIAGPEFIARAFEYAHEADPGAVLFYNDYNESHPGKRDKIYTLVKSLLDQGVPIHGIGLQAHWNLYSPSLDNIRAAMDKYASLGLQLQVTELDMSMFRFDDKRTDLAEPTAEMLELQAERYEAVFKLLREYRDAITSVTFWGAADDYTWLNDFPVRGRKNWPFLFDEQHHPKPAFHRIAALKGQSSSL